One segment of Ipomoea triloba cultivar NCNSP0323 chromosome 12, ASM357664v1 DNA contains the following:
- the LOC115999838 gene encoding probable alkaline/neutral invertase B, giving the protein MPMLPSDTSHSDGLKNIGSASSIPELEGFDFSRLPDGPRNLNIERQSSWDERSLTSPLPPSIPDFIYRSAEHFDSAFSPKRSGYTSPMSPFGYETHPMFADAWENLRRSLVYFRGQPVGTIAALDNSDEKLNYDQVFVRDFVPSALAFLMNGETEIVKNFILKTIRLQSWEKKIDRFQMGEGVMPASFKVLHDPVRDSETLIADFGESAIGRVAPVDSGFWWIILLRAYTKSTGDSSLAELPECQKGMHLILEICLSEGFDTFPTLLCADGCCMIDRRMGVYGYPIEIQALFFMALRCALLLLKQDTEGKAFMERIVKRLHALSYHMRSYFWLDLKQLNDIYRYKTEEYSHTAVNKFNIMPDSLPEWIFDFMPINGGYFIGNVGPSRMDFRWFCLGNCIAILSSLATPEQATKIMDLIESRWHELVGEMPLKVCYPAIEGHEWRIITGCDPKNTRWSYHNGGSWPMLLWLLTAACIKTGRPQIARRAIELIETRLSKDAWPEYYDGKLGRFIGKQARKYQTWSIAGYLVSKMMLEDPSHLGMIAIEEDKQMKPVLKRSTSF; this is encoded by the exons ATGCCTATGCTTCCTTCGGATACATCTCACAGTGATGGTCTAAAAAACATAGGCTCTGCAAGTAGTATCCCTGAATTGGAAGGATTTGATTTTTCGAGGTTACCAGATGGGCCAAGAAATTTGAACATTGAGAGGCAGAGCTCATGGGATGAGAGGTCACTCACTTCTCCTCTCCCACCTTCCATACCTGACTTCATATATCGCTCCGCAGAACACTTTGATAGTGCATTTTCACCTAAGCGCTCTGGCTACACTAGTCCAATGTCACCCTTTGGATATGAGACACATCCTATGTTTGCTGATGCTTGGGAGAATTTGAGGCGTTCCTTGGTCTATTTCCGTGGGCAGCCTGTTGGGACCATTGCTGCATTGGATAATTCTGATGAAAAGCTCAACTACGACCAG gTGTTTGTTAGAGATTTTGTACCTAGTGCATTGGCTTTTCTTATGAATGGGGAAACAGAAATAGTAAAAAACTTTATCTTGAAGACAATTCGTCTTCAGTCATGGGAGAAAAAGATCGACCGGTTCCAAATGGGAGAGGGAGTGATGCCTGCTAGTTTCAAAGTACTCCATGATCCAGTCAGGGATTCAGAGACATTGATTGCAGATTTTGGTGAGAGTGCAATTGGAAGAGTGGCTCCTGTTGATTCTGGATTTTGGTGGATCATTTTGCTTCGGGCATACACAAAATCTACTGGTGATTCTTCATTGGCCGAGTTGCCTGAATGCCAAAAGGGCATGCACCTGATACTTGAGATATGCCTTTCAGAGGGGTTTGACACATTTCCAACACTTCTTTGTGCTGATGGTTGCTGTATGATTGATCGTAGAATG GGTGTATATGGGTACCCAATTGAAATTCAAGCCCTTTTCTTTATGGCTTTAAGATGTGCACTGCTTTTACTCAAGCAAGACACGGAGGGGAAGGCTTTTATGGAGCGAATAGTTAAACGATTACATGCTTTGAGCTATCATATGAGAAGTTACTTCTGGCTTGATTTAAAGCAGCTGAATGATATATACCGATATAAAACCGAGGAGTACTCTCACACTGCAGTCAACAAATTCAACATCATGCCAGATTCTCTTCCAGAATGGATATTTGACTTCATGCCAATCAATGGTGGATACTTCATTGGAAACGTTGGACCTTCGAGGATGGATTTCCGTTGGTTTTGCTTGGGCAATTGCATCGCGATCCTGTCATCCTTAGCAACTCCTGAACAGGCAACTAAAATCATGGATCTCATCGAGTCACGCTGGCATGAGCTTGTAGGAGAAATGCCTCTGAAGGTTTGCTATCCAGCCATAGAGGGACACGAGTGGCGCATCATAACAGGGTGTGATCCAAAAAATACCAGATGGAGCTACCACAATGGGGGATCATGGCCAA TGCTGTTATGGCTACTCACTGCGGCGTGCATCAAGACTGGGCGACCCCAGATTGCAAGGCGCGCTATTGAGCTAATCGAAACCAGGTTGTCCAAAGATGCCTGGCCTGAATATTATGATGGGAAACTCGGTAGATTCATTGGGAAACAGGCGCGAAAATACCAGACTTGGTCTATTGCTGGCTACTTGGTTTCAAAGATGATGCTTGAAGACCCTTCCCACTTGGGGATGATTGCAATTGAAGAAGACAAGCAGATGAAACCAGTTTTGAAGAGATCTACTTCATTttga